The DNA window AATCAAAGTAGACGCGATCGCGCTTTAGGGGTCACGGTAGAATCGCGCTTCAGTGTGGGAGAATACGACATTTTAATTCTCAGCGCCAGAGAATCAAACGGATTGCAAATTTGGTTGCAACGCAACGGTTATAAAATCCCAGCCGGTGCGAGTCAATTACTGCAACCTTACATTCGCCAAAACATGAAATTCTTTGTGGCAAAAGTCAACTTAGCAGCCTTTCAAAAATCCGGTTATCAATACTTAAGACCGTTGCAAATTGCCTACGAATCTAGCAAATTTATGTTACCGATTCGTTTGGGTATGGTCAACGCCAACACTGCTCAAGATTTAATTGTTTATATCTTATCGCCAAAAGGTCAAGCTGAAATTACCAATTACCGGACTGTCAAAGTGCCATCTGACACAGAAATACCAGTCTTTGTCAAGAATCAATTTGGCGATTTCTACAAAGCGATGTTTGCCACAGCATATACTCAAGAAGGCAAAAAAGTCGCTTTTCTCGAATACGCTTGGGACATGAGTAACTGCGATCCTTGTTCCGCCGAACCACTTAATCCAGAAGAATTGCGTAAGGCGGGAGTTTTTTGGTTAAATACTAACCAAGCAAGCA is part of the Aerosakkonema funiforme FACHB-1375 genome and encodes:
- a CDS encoding DUF2330 domain-containing protein, coding for MKLFRIPIALILTLLAFICFAPKAEAFCGFYVAKADTKLYNQASQVIIARDASRTILTMANDYQGDVKDFALVVPVPVVLQQEQVRVGDPKIMERLDAFSAPRLVEYFDPNPCAIPPFAPSSEAAPMGDIRRLESNQSRRDRALGVTVESRFSVGEYDILILSARESNGLQIWLQRNGYKIPAGASQLLQPYIRQNMKFFVAKVNLAAFQKSGYQYLRPLQIAYESSKFMLPIRLGMVNANTAQDLIVYILSPKGQAEITNYRTVKVPSDTEIPVFVKNQFGDFYKAMFATAYTQEGKKVAFLEYAWDMSNCDPCSAEPLNPEELRKAGVFWLNTNQASNVFITRIHVRYTRDKFPEDLMFQETSNRQNFQGRYILRHAFEGETNCPAGQQYKRALA